TTGTCTCCCTGGGAGTCTCacaaagaaaacatttccttAAAGTGAAAGAGGAGACTCAccccaggggagcagagcagcataaTCACAGAGTGAGAAGCACATGACATAGCAGACACCTCCTCACCCAGCTGCTGCACCTCAGTGAATTCAGACTAGTGGGATATTCAATTCTCAAAACTGAACTAgacctgggcagcagaggccagAGGAACCCTTACGACCCTTATATCTGCCTCCCTGTATGAGTGAGGTTGAGATCTCTCTGTATCAAATTCACCAAACAGCTCAAAGTTCTCTAAACTACACTCCCATATCCCAAACCAGTAGCTGCTAGAGGAGCTGTAAGCAGACAAACACCTCAGCGTTGCACTATACAGAACACATTTTTACCTGCTGCCACACAGATCCCAAGCAAAGAGAAGTTTAGGGACAGGCATGGCTGTCAGAACAGAGAGACaagcagcaagaaaagaaaCATCCTTGACTGCAGCCCATCACATCCAAACAGTCCCCAACCACTACCCAGGCTCAGAAACTTCACCTGAACATCTTAAGCGCCTTGGCAATGTGTTGTGGGCACTCTGGTTTTGCTGGCACTTCACAGGAGACATTGATCACAGGCAAAGACACAGCCACTtacccagcctgcctgggctaGGGCTCCTACCACTGTCACACCAAAGAGAAACTATTCATCAGACCCCTCTAATTAGGTACTGAGCAGATGGGTAATGTGAGATACCAAGCACCTTTTCCATCTCCCACATGACTACACAATGTGGGAGAGAATATTACCGAGATAATTGAGCTTCATTTCTTGTAAGTGCTACCGGTATCTAAAGGTGGCCTGCAAAGAATTAGAATAATTAATCTTCTGCTTGTGTGGGCTTTTATGACAGAGAACGAAGCCCTTGAAGAAGATTTTAAGATGATTTGTCTGCTTATTATTTACCTCAAGTATCCAGCAGGTACTAGACTTCCTGGTCCAACAGAAGGCTGCTGGGGGGAACAAGGGAGTTTACTGTGAGCTCCTAATGCATTTGCTGGACTCTAAGGGCTTTCATCACACAGAAGTGCTCATAAGCAGCAGATCATAAACCAAATGAATTTTAACTGTCTGCCTGAAGTTCCTCCTtaatagtctttttttttttactccccCTACATTCCTGTTTGCTCCAGAGAGAGCTGCATTAGTTTATCAGATGGAAGTGCCCACACAGAGGCAGAAAAGCATTCAGGGAGAAATCTTTCTGGCTTTCATGTGCTTTGAAGCAGCACGTGCAATTAAACCTGTTTCTTCCATCTTTGGCTAGTCCACTCCAAAGACATCAAATGCCACTTTTATCTTTCCATTTTGGATGCAATTACCTAGTTAGAAACAGTCCTGGCCAAAATTCCTGGATTATCTGCCCAGAGAATAAGAAGGATACATCCCCAATTAGACAATACTGCAAAGTAGAGCCCAAAGCTTGTCACAAGTTAACTACAGCCTGAAATCTCTCTTGCTGTTGGGAGTTACATCAACCAAATCAATCTTACAGTGCATAATCAAGATCCTCATCACCAAttctcccctgctccctcagcatgGACTCTCTCATCCGAAGACCTGCCAGACACATACCATTGCTCTCCCATTCAGCTCTTCAGCTATTTATTAGCCTGCTTCCTGAAAACTCACCCATGAAGGACGCTGCTGGTGCATCAGGGGTTCGACCATAGTGTGCCATCAGCTTGTGTTTGGTCTCttgctttctgtgcttcttGCCTACATAATGTTGTTTTGCCATAAGGGGATTGTTGAAAGTGGCATGGCAGAGGGTACAGAACTTGTCCGGATCAGTAATGTCTTTGTTCTCTTCATTAGAGGACACAGTAGAGGTGGAGAGGGTGGCAGGATGCTTCTGTGGGGGCACTGGTTCTGTAGGAGGAATCCAAACTCTTGGTCAGTCACAGAACTCAGAAATAGAAAACAGTCACTTTATTTCTCTAAAAtccacataaaaaaaaaccaacaaaaaataaCCCACTACACCTAAATCCCAAACCTAGACAGAGAATGTAGGTCACCTAGACAAATTGTTTCTACCTCTTCCCTTAACTCTGCAGAACTGAAAGGCATGTAATGAGACAAGTAAAAGtagcccagaaaaaaaaattcaagggttaaaaaataaaagttgAGCTGCATTGTTCTCTTTAACATAAGCATGACCCTATCCAAGAAACATTGGGCATAAATGAGCTTCCACCTACTATTATCATCAGCTGGCTAGAACACAGGTACAAGACCCCATGCACCAAAGGTAAATGGGTTTCTGGAACAAATGTGCAGCACAGAACTTGATCCTGAACCAAAGTCATGAGGAGTCTTGCCTAAGAAATAGCTCAAAAATGGGACTAGGTCCGGGGCAGTGAATCCAGTCCCTGCCTGGAAGATCACAGCTCAGAGCTAACACAAGCTGCCATCCTCAGGCACACTCAAAAGCTGTATTTTCACTCTGTCCTGACCTGCTACGGCACCCCACACTCTTGACTGCTCCTACTTGCCTTAAGGAGTCTCTGTCCCCACTCACTGGGCCTTTCCATCTGCTAGAAAAGGGATGAGACACACAGAGGAAGCTGCACTGCGTCAGAGCTGAGGCCTGCCAGGACTGCATGTCATTGTAAGAAAGGTCAATGGTAGTGCCATGGGAAAAGCACAAGGTCAAGATAGATACACATGGATGCTTCCCAGCTATGCTCTCCCAGTTCCCATCTATCTGCAGCTCACAACTCACTGAACCTCAGAGGCTGCACTTTTGCAGTTGAGCAGGCCTAATGAATCTGGTGCTGGCTTACTCTGTGTTGCAGAAGAGTGCAGGCACCCTCATATGAACTTATACTTGGGGCCCAGTGAGCCTTTCAGCTTTTTTATTGCTTGAGCAGCCCCTAGGTACAACACAAAAGCAATGCAGACAGTCATACCTTCCACTTTGGAGGACTGCTGCTTCATGTTCTTAGCATGGGTCTTGCCCAAGTAGTGAGATGTTGCCacagctggagaggaaaaggtcatGTTGCAGATGGGACAACACTTGTTCCTGTCTTCCCCATTGCTGCCTTCCTGCTTGCTGTCCTgtggacacagaatcacagggtggTTGGAGTTTGGGAGTAACCTCTGCAGGtcacctcatccaaccttgccaGGAGAAGAAACAGTAAGGCATAGGGGTCTAAGACAAACAAGGTAAACAGAGACATTCTATTATTAAGTTGCAGTAGTGTGACCAAGCAGATTTCCATGATGCAGCATCAAGGTCTCCCTCACCAGCTTACTTTTTTTAAGCTGTTAGGGAAccattccaggcagaggggcagCCCTGGCCCGTTTGGGTTAAGGACAAGGTTAAGTGTGTGGCTGCCAGAATTAGAATAGGCAGCCTTTTACTCTGCAAGGTGTGAACCTAGCACCGCAAACGTCTCTATCAGCTGGGTCATCTGCAACGTGATGCcagtggagcaggcagcagcagctctaagcCCAGCACTATGTGTAAAGGCATCTGCCTTTATCCCCCACCACAAATGCCGGAGAATAAGGGATTAAAGCTGAAGCAATCATAACAGTAAAATCTGTTTCCCAAATGAGTCATGGGGCAGACAGATGGCCAAGTGGAATGTGGTGCCTTTACTGACCAACAGGCTCCAGTCACTGGATGAGGAAACTTACAACAACTTTAAAGAAGAATTGCTCTAGGAAAATAATTCCTGTAGCCAGCCAACCCAACGTGCTCTCAGTGGCTGCAAAGGTTATGCAATGCTAGCGCTGACAAGCTGTCACTCATTCGTTTTTCCCCGTTCAAACAAGACTATCAACAAAAGCAATGTCCATTTCTCTAAAGGGGGATGACACTCTCACCTACGCTGTTTGAatgggaagagcagcaggagccgTGCTCGCTGAGACACGGCCTTGGCAACATGCCTATCTTCAAGCTCCTCGGCCCTTTCTGAGCGTGTTTCCTTCATCAATTTTCAAGGGTGCCCAGGCCACACAACAGCAGGCCCTGCTTGTTGGTACTTGCACCTGAAGAGCTCTATGCTCTCCTCTCACCTGCTTCACATCCAGCTTCATCTTCTTCCCGTGGGCGAGCTCCTCTCCGCCGTGGATGGACAGGTACCGCCTCACCTTGTTGGCGTGCTTCTTGCTctggagaaagcagagagaaacccgccggccccgccgctcAGCACCCCGCGGTGcccggcggcgggcggcggcggctcccCGCTTCCTACCTGGTAGTGGGCCAGCCTCTGGGACTCGGAGATGAGCAGGGCGCTGCACACCTTGCACTGGGCCTCGGTGAAGATGTGCCCGTTCTCCCGGATCAGGCGGTCCACTGCGAGGCGGAGAGGAGTCACACGACCGGGCCGCCAGCATCCGGGCCGAGCCGTGCTGCGCCTCGCAGACGCCGGAGAGTGCTCCCCCCGCCCTCGcccccctcctcctcacctgcctCCTTGCCCACCGGCAGCCCAGCGGCGTCCCCGTTGCTACCGGCCGCGTCCGCCATCGCCGCCAGCCCCGCCCCGCGCTCCGCCGTTCTCGCGAGCGCCGCTCACGCGCCCCTCCCTGCATCCCCCGCGCCCGGCAGCGGCGGGGCGGCCCCCGCGAGAGCCCGCGCCGAGGGGGCTCTGGCCGCCATGTCGGTTGTGGGCAGGGCGGAGAGGAAGCTGCGGCTTCCCCGGGCGTCGCTGGCAGCCCCGCGGGGCTTGGGCTTTGCGGGTGTCGTTGCTGCACTGACAGCACTAAGCGCAGGGGTAACCCTGGAGGCACCGACTCTCTGTAGGCAGGGGCTCTGAAGTCTCGCCAAAGCATGCTTCTTCTCTCCGGAAAAACCGGCTCTCGCCATCTATCCGTAGCGCCCGTGCCTGGGCGGAGAAAAGCCTCAGCACCTGCAGCCGCGCCTCAGAACGCGGTGCGGGGCACACCGCCTGCCAGCCTGCCCGCCCGCGACATGGCGCCGCCCGCCTCACCGCCCCACCAGCCATGTGATGCGCTGTGAGGTCGCCGCTGCCGCCATCTTAGCTGAGGGCAATGAGGCCTCCGCCGCCAACTTGACTGCGGGTGAGAGACCCGCCGACCGGGGCCGACGCAGCGGGGCGGCCCAGTGGGGAGGCAGCGGCACCGCCGCCGCCTGTGGCCGCGCAACGGGGCGGCCCGGCGGG
The window above is part of the Pogoniulus pusillus isolate bPogPus1 chromosome 22, bPogPus1.pri, whole genome shotgun sequence genome. Proteins encoded here:
- the ZNF346 gene encoding zinc finger protein 346 isoform X6; the protein is MADAAGSNGDAAGLPVGKEAVDRLIRENGHIFTEAQCKVCSALLISESQRLAHYQSKKHANKVRRYLSIHGGEELAHGKKMKLDVKQDSKQEGSNGEDRNKCCPICNMTFSSPAVATSHYLGKTHAKNMKQQSSKVEEPVPPQKHPATLSTSTVSSNEENKDITDPDKFCTLCHATFNNPLMAKQHYVGKKHRKQETKHKLMAHYGRTPDAPAASFMAAFCWTRKSSTCWILELGRGTPAAHVT
- the ZNF346 gene encoding zinc finger protein 346 isoform X4, which codes for MADAAGSNGDAAGLPVGKEAVDRLIRENGHIFTEAQCKVCSALLISESQRLAHYQSKKHANKVRRYLSIHGGEELAHGKKMKLDVKQDSKQEGSNGEDRNKCCPICNMTFSSPAVATSHYLGKTHAKNMKQQSSKVEEPVPPQKHPATLSTSTVSSNEENKDITDPDKFCTLCHATFNNPLMAKQHYVGKKHRKQETKHKLMAHYGRTPDAPAASFMAFCWTRKSSTCWILEVNNKQTNHLKIFFKGFVLCHKSPHKQKINYSNSLQATFRYR
- the ZNF346 gene encoding zinc finger protein 346 isoform X2 — protein: MADAAGSNGDAAGLPVGKEAVDRLIRENGHIFTEAQCKVCSALLISESQRLAHYQSKKHANKVRRYLSIHGGEELAHGKKMKLDVKQDSKQEGSNGEDRNKCCPICNMTFSSPAVATSHYLGKTHAKNMKQQSSKVEEPVPPQKHPATLSTSTVSSNEENKDITDPDKFCTLCHATFNNPLMAKQHYVGKKHRKQETKHKLMAHYGRTPDAPAASFMAGKGYPCSTCNIVLNSIEQYQAHISGFKHKNQMPGAVPVVGSFPPQQYVREESTAPGGYSYFSQDF
- the ZNF346 gene encoding zinc finger protein 346 isoform X1 → MADAAGSNGDAAGLPVGKEAVDRLIRENGHIFTEAQCKVCSALLISESQRLAHYQSKKHANKVRRYLSIHGGEELAHGKKMKLDVKQDSKQEGSNGEDRNKCCPICNMTFSSPAVATSHYLGKTHAKNMKQQSSKVEEPVPPQKHPATLSTSTVSSNEENKDITDPDKFCTLCHATFNNPLMAKQHYVGKKHRKQETKHKLMAHYGRTPDAPAASFMAGKGYPCSTCNIVLNSIEQYQAHISGFKHKNHSEGVFAAGLQAEQGWCELDGCVLTPIRSCSSLCRQLRDAAELEGPCA
- the ZNF346 gene encoding zinc finger protein 346 isoform X3: MADAAGSNGDAAGLPVGKEAVDRLIRENGHIFTEAQCKVCSALLISESQRLAHYQSKKHANKVRRYLSIHGGEELAHGKKMKLDVKQDSKQEGSNGEDRNKCCPICNMTFSSPAVATSHYLGKTHAKNMKQQSSKVEEPVPPQKHPATLSTSTVSSNEENKDITDPDKFCTLCHATFNNPLMAKQHYVGKKHRKQETKHKLMAHYGRTPDAPAASFMAAFCWTRKSSTCWILEVNNKQTNHLKIFFKGFVLCHKSPHKQKINYSNSLQATFRYR
- the ZNF346 gene encoding zinc finger protein 346 isoform X5, which produces MADAAGSNGDAAGLPVGKEAVDRLIRENGHIFTEAQCKVCSALLISESQRLAHYQSKKHANKVRRYLSIHGGEELAHGKKMKLDVKQDSKQEGSNGEDRNKCCPICNMTFSSPAVATSHYLGKTHAKNMKQQSSKVEEPVPPQKHPATLSTSTVSSNEENKDITDPDKFCTLCHATFNNPLMAKQHYVGKKHRKQETKHKLMAHYGRTPDAPAASFMAGKGYPCSTCNIVLNSIEQYQAHISGFKHKNHSLCRQLRDAAELEGPCA